TTGTGGTTCCAGCCATATAGTCAAGGAAAACCTCTTTGCACCATCTGGCCTTGGAGTTCTCATAACATAACTGTTTCAAGAGCTTTACTTTCCTTAGAAGGTAGCTGATGCAGTACCTTACAGAGATGCCATTTTTAACCTAACATATTCTacaacctaccatatttttcggagtataagacacactgcagtataagatgcacctagattttagagaaggaaaacaacGGAAAAAGTATTCCGaagcaaatggtgtagtaatatattatttaataaaataccagtgtagcagaatacgttttacaaccatgtactctttttacaaacttcaaacctgacagctttaagacttgtggacttcaattcccagaattcctccaccagtcatgctagctcaggaatgggagttgaagtccacaagtcgtaaacttgccaagtttgaagacctttgcaccCCTAacacaagggtcttcaaacttgacagctttaagattagggcttcaactaccagaattccttttctagtcatgctagatgggataattagaaggcaaaaacagtctcatttttgcaaaaaatggcaatttttcacccattttttcagAAAAATGGAATGGGAAAGGGTCTGAAAAACCTGCAGGGAGTTCCTGGATGCTGGCAAAATCGGCCTTGTTTTTCTGAAAAATGgctatatttggtgtataagacacactgacatttccactctcttggtgggggaaggtgcgtcttatactctaaaaaatatggtaggttgATTTGTTTGACCATTCTTTCCCCATCAGTTCACCACAGAACAGAACTGCAATCTGAACAGGCATGATAGACAGTCGAGGCACCAAGATCTATTAACATTTATGGTAAGATGACATCATTTCCCTCTCCCACTGAAAAATGCAAACAAAAATTATCGCGTTTCCTTAATTGCCCAATATAATTTtgccaaaatttccactattacCTATAGCATCTTCAGGGGGCAAGTCAATATTGTCAGTGTACAGGTACTCAAGAAAAGCACGATACACTGGATAGGAAAACTGATCTACATCTATCActtccttctcatcttcattCCAGTAGGACTGGAACATAGTACGGAAGTGCTCACATCTGGAAGAAAAAACCACAGTAAAGCCTTTTTCAAATGTTGCACATTACAGCAAGAACAGAAGAAATATAAGCAGCACATGGCTCCTTCAAAATGGTCCACTTTCATTCCTCAGCAGCATTTTGGCCATTGTGAACAATCCTAGGATTCGTTTGTTAGTCTAAAGTCCAACCTGTTATCCCTCCAGTGTTAACTTTAGTAGCCAGGATCCCTAACTTCAATCATGCCAAGTTGTAGTTCCAacattttcagaaaatattaggtTATGGAAAGATGAACTGTTTTATAAGATAGGTAGTCTCTGACAAGGCAATTTGTTTTAACAATGCTAAAAAAAAGTATCTCACAAAAAGATGTTCTCACACGTGTGACCATTTGACTGTAGTACCCCCATAGTCaaattcaggcatttggcaactggcacatatttatgatagttgcagcatCCTGATGTCATCTGATCACCATTTACGATCTTCCTTGGGACATCTGACTAGCaaagtttccaggcacaattcaaattgttggtaatgacctataaagccctatatggcatcggaccagaatacctccaggatcgccttctgccacacgaaacccagtggccaatcaggtcccacagagttggccttctccgggtcctgtcaagtaaacaatgccgtttggcgggacccaggggaagagccttctctgtggcggccccagccctctggaatcaactccccccagagattcgaattgcccctactcttcccgccttccgcaagatgttgaagacctatctatgtcaccaggcatggggggaataactatctattcccccaccaccaccttttttcctgattgtaatacatgagaatggtgtgattgtgcagtaacgattgtttttaatatttatgggttttaaattttgttttttatctAATATAggatttgtactctgtgtattgtattgttgttggtgtgagccaccccaagtcttcagataggggcggcatacaaagctaataaatcttaaatcttaatcttaaagtcaatggggaaatccagattcacttaacaaccaatgattcacttaatgactgtagtGATTTTTTTAACAATCATTGCAAAAAGTCACAAAATTGGATGTGACTTAACAATACTGCTTAAAAATGGAAGTTGGGTTGCAACtctgattgtaaattgaggactacctatgtgCCACAAAATTAGTGTTAGCATCTTTTAGACTAAAACTAGTagcttaaattttaaaaatgtcttttttCCTGTGGAATCTGAAGTTTTCTGAGTTTGGTCATTACagtcatttcattacccaactagttaacatcatcagtgcaattGACTGTGGGATTTGTTCTTtgtttatatactgtactgtactgtagttTTCCTTGTCAGTTTTGATGGGGTCATGGTTTTCTCCCTAGTAGTTCCCTGATTAGGATATTGTTTTTGGACTGTAGAGGATGTGTTTTTCACTTATTGTTGTCTCTTCTGAATAGTGTATAaatatggtttatttttatttctcttttgatGGCTGAATTAGTCTGAATGCCAAGCTTCCAAAAATTCCTTAGTGTTTTTGGTTTAGCTTGGTCTATCTTTAACCTTTTTCCTACATACTGACTTTTCAATCAGCTTAAATTTTGATTTTTATGAATATTAATTTGGATCAGTTATTCAGTACTAAAAACTcacatatcttttaaaaatactaGTTTAATCATATTCACAACAGACAGTTAGGATCCTGATTCTTCCTAATAGCTATTTTCACATGAGTAATTAAAACTGTATTTTATATCTAGTATCCCACAAAAACTGTAGTCTCAAAATGAAAGATTACCCAAtgcttttaattttaatcaaatttaaagTATCTATTGAAGTATAAATCTATtcttaatcttattttatttcaACAACTATAACATATTAAGCAATTAAAAAGGATGTAAAATGGGAAGTTCAttaaagaagcaaaataaaatacagtatctaaATTAGTATGATTTAGGCATTTGCTAACCATCTGGATGATTAGTTACAAACATTACCTGATTTTTAAAACAGCTTTATGTACATAAATGAATTTTCCATCTACTCTAAACTTTAGATCTGATGTTTCAGGACTATCAAATTCTCTCTTCAGAGACTCTGTCACTGTTAAAAATTCCTCATGCTCTGTAAAAACAATTATAACACCAAAAGAACACAGAGTCAATTCATGCCAGAATTCAACAGTTTTACACACTAATTTTTTTGTTAGCTTTACAAGAGCATTCCTGTACTGTATCCAGTAAAGGCAAAGGTGATCAGTGATCCAAAACTGTACATAGTACAGCTTTCATCAACACACTATTTCATTTAAACTTCTACAAGACAAGAAATATATCATTCTTGTAAAAAAAATGTGTTCAATAAATCATAACATTATAAGTCATGATGGCttatagcaggggtgaaattcagcaggttctgacaagttctggagaactggtaccggacattttgagtagttcggagaactggcaaataccacctctggctggcccaaaGTGGGGTGGAATAGAGAttctgcaatatcctttcccttgcagtggggtgggaatggagattttgcagaatccttcccctaccacacccaccaagccatgcccacagaaccagtagggatcaatttttgaatttcacccctggcttgTAGGTCTACCCCACATCTGTCCACGAACTCTCAAAATGGTTCTGGGAGTTGAGCTTTGTGTAGGAAAGGTGCTATTCAAAGCCAAAACCATAAGTATTAATATTACTTTTATTGTAAGATCACAGCCTTTTTCAAGTTTGAAagtccttcccttcttcccagcCTTTATATACTGGAGAAGGGAAGGTCAATTCTTTCTTAAACTTCATTCTTGGTTAAGGCTCAGTTTTGTTTAAACCCTCTTCtgtctaggccaggggtctccaaccttgacaactttaagcctggcagacttcaactcccagaattcctcatctggCTGccgaattatgggagttgaaatccaccaggcttaaagttgtcaaggttggagacctctgatctaagACTATAACTCTCCTTTTCTCTCAAGGTTATTGTCACCGCCTATTACAGGCCTCTCTTACACAACCATCCATGAGTATGAGAAATTTTCACATTAAGTGAAACTAGTTCTCACCTACTGAGAGGAGACGCCACATCACAGCAGGAGTGGAAAAGCAAGCAAACACATCATCTGTGCAGGAAAAGTGGGTaacatggggcaggaccaccgaCTGCCCCCGACACTGACCCCACATGTACACTAAGCCACTCTGTGTTTTGGCAGCAGATGTGTGAGTAGAATGGCAAGCAGCAATTTCAACAAACCTACACAAGGATAAAAGCAGAACACAAGTATTCAGCGCCAGAGATGTCACATTTGCCCTGTTGTTCCTATGCTAGCCAAGCATGTGGTGGCTGATTATGCTTTCACTATCCAAAACTCAATCTAGACCCTTAAAGATTAGGTACCTCCTACACTTACTGAGTAAAGAAAATTAAGATAAAGAGGAgataaaataaaagcagaatagaatagaatatgtaacTGATCTGTGAGTTCTTGTAGACAGGAATGTACAattctgtgtccagttctggtcatGATACAAAAAAGATGCAGAGACCCTAGAAAgtatgcaaagaagagcaacaaagataataggGGGCATGGAGGCTAAATTAAGGAAGAGTTAAGGGAATTACGTAGGTATGTTTAGTCTAACAAACAGAAGgcttaggggtgacatgatagctgccttccaatacttgaggggctgtcatgCAATGGGGAGGTGTTTCAACTTATTTCCCAAAGCAGCTgataaaaagcaatgggtggaagctcatTAAGAGAGATCCAACCTCAAAGTAACAAGAAacctcctgacagtgagaacagtttGCCTGCCTGAtgttgtggatgcttcatcatTTTTCAAGGGAAGTTAGGACATCCCTTTGAGCAAAGGGTTGagctagaagacctacaaggtcctttacAACCTTTTGATTCTTTTTTGTGAAGAACTCAGTTAAGGACCTGCCTCTCCTTTGCCATCTCAACCTTTTCCGCGTCTGATTCAGATAAAACGTTTTTTCCTATGTGCGTATGCTAATGTTTGCTCTTACAAACAACCCATAAGCAGAAATTAATTTCCCCATCCAGCTGTCTGCCACTGGTGGCTGACTGTAAGTACTGTGGCCCCATATAACTTTGGGCACGTATGATATAAAATAAACAACTAAAGGAGCTCCACTTCATTGCACTCATCTTTGATCTTTATCTTTTATTGTTCCGATGGAAATTATTTGACTGTTGCTAGTTTCCTGGGATCACCCAAGAATCACAAGGCAgctaataaataattttagagATGAGAAACTGTTTCTCAGGGGGCAACTTTTTCTTGCAAGAAAGACAGAAGCTGGTGAGAGAGATTTGAGGAGTGGAAAATGATGTCTGGTGATTCTAGGCACTCTGAAGGGTTGAAGGGTCTTGAAAGACTCTTGAACTATCTTTGGGTGCCATCCAGAGAAGACGGGGCGTTAGCTGCAAGGGAGAGACAGCCCTGGGGCAAAGGAAATCGTGTGCTGGCAGCCCAAGAGAAAATGCCTGCTGACATAATATCTCAACTCTATGGAGAAAGTGGGGGTGTAGGGGGAaaaattaattgcattatttgcatagaagcttttttttttagatatATGGGCACAATTAATAAATCATTGCACATTCCTATTTAGAGAagcagagaaaggaggaaggtgTGGTGGAAGATAGGTACCATGCATTAACTGCCTTAACAGAATACTGCATACATTATTTCATAGGtttgaaaagaaaatgaagaaacttgcctttttgtattacatattggATTGTTCCCCCTGAACCAATAGTGGTTTCCTGCCAGTATGGCTAACTGCACACAGCTTTGTGGCTCTGGCGCGCAAGCATGGTTCGAGCAAAATTTTGTGCGAAaacaaaaaaacctcactgaaacacatgCGCAAGAATTTGCTacttgcaggaagcaaaatttcgctcGAACCCACACTTGTGCAccagagccacggagctgcacgcaattagccataccagcaggaacccaccactgccctgaACCTAAAATGCTCATTACCAAAATGGATGCACGAATCTGTTTTCCAGAGCCATGAATTGGAGGTAGCTGATTGAACCCTATTCCCAGCTCACCAAGCATTGGCTGCCGTGGCATTTACCTCTCCTTTTCCATCATGATTTGCACTGGGCTGAGATGGTTGCTTTTGTTTCCAGTCCCCAACTGCCCATAAGTGTTTGCTCCCCAGGCATACAGTAAACCCTCATCTGTTAGTGCTAGCGTGTGTGCATAGCCACAGACAATCTGCAAATAAGTTTGTAAAGAAGACAGGAGTTAGTACACATACCACTCCAGGAGAGCAGTGAAAGCAGTTTATCACTGAGGCATAATGCAAGCTTCATGCTTGATATGCTGGAAGAGAAACCCTTGTAGGAGGCATAACAGCTTCAGTTATTATTAACAGTTTTATTCCAATATTTTGGTATCAGTTGGGTAGTCTCTAAAAACTGATTGGTAATTCTTCAATCTCAAATCTATACCCATTAGGCCTGTGCACACTTCCACAATTATTAGGGGACAAACAATGACCATCTCTAGCAAACATAGCATCTTTCTGCTCTTCGTGAAATAAGATCAGTCTTTTCTAGGATCCCACATGGGACTGAAAAAGAATAATGATGGTTTATGAGTTCATTTTAATGGTGGATTCCCTTAGGTAGCAGCTTCCTTTTATAATCTCCAAGTCTGGAAAATGTGGGCTGCTTTAATAAAGAGCAGAGATGAGGTGTTCACAGGAGGTCTGAAGcacttacaggtagtccttgatttagaaCCACAGCTAAACCatagttcaaagttataacaaatTGAAAAAAGTTAATCTGTCCATGAACTTACGACAACTGCACTACCCTTGCAGTCATATATTTGCATTTTGAGTGCTTGGCAGCTGGCTTGCATTTATAGCTGCTTGCAAcatcctgcagtcatgtgatcacattttgcggcatttttgttgttttctagcacagcagtggaagtgatgtggcgGTGTCTAGAGGCTGTTAGCGTTTGGATTGGTGTTAACAGGTTCAAgttcaaccccgacaagatggagtggctgtgggttttgcctcccaaggacaatcccatctgtccatccattactcagggggggggggagagattctgaccctctcagagaaggtccacaacttgggtgtcctccttgacccacagctgagtTTAGAACACCATTTTGTCAGCTATGGCgaaggggacatttgcccagtttggcctggtgcaccaggttgcggccttatttggacagggagtctctactcacagtcactcatgtcattatcacctcaaggttcaactactgcaatgctctctacatggagctacctttggaGAAGGTTCGGAGACTGCAAGTAGTGCAAAATGCCTTccgagatatgcccatgtctctacagcactccatgagctgcactggctgccgattagtctccgaatacaattcaaagtgttggttatgacctctaaagccctgcatggcatcggaccacattacttacgggaccatcatctgcctcacgtatcccagcggctggccaggtcgcacagagtcggccttctccaggtcccatcagccagataatgttgtttggtgggagctaggggaagagccttctctgtgatggctccagccctttggaatgaacTACCTGCAGatattcgcactgccctcacTCTCTCCGCCTTCTGCAAGGTTTTAAAAACCCACCCATTGAGTTTTAATATCTAGCCCTAGCTAATGACTGAATGTATGGTGTATGACGGGATGAATGGGATTGATTAAATTTTAAGTACTGGGGGTTTTAGagtgtattttaatttagatttcttacatgttttgtattAACCTTTGTTGTGAAGTGccctgagaagggtggcatagaaatctaataagtaaataagtaaacaaagaaagaaagaaatgcgaCACTGGATAAGCTAGATTCAAACGTATCACTATGTGATGCAGTAACTCCTTTAACATTGTACAAACAGTTATACAATTGAGTCTGGCCATATGGTAACTCAACTTACAATGGCAATGACTCACGACCAGAGTTCCTGGCTCAtctgtagttgtaagtcaaggactatctgtactcttAATTGTTCCTGCTAGTGCCTGCTATTACTGAAGCCAAGACAATCAAACATGCTGAAAAAGCTGAAACGCAAATATTCAAGTATGTGTACACTGAATGCCTTTACCATAGCTCTGACTTTGCACTTGAGGTACTACATGTTGTATATTATGCAAATTCCAAATGGCTTGTGTCAGGCAAGAACACAACCAATCTATGGTATCCCTACCTCTGGTGCCTCTCAGGCGTTGTCCACAAATGGCATATTTAAGCTGTAAAAATCCATCAGAGCTATCTATAATGTATTGAAGAGATTGCTAATAGAGTGTGAAGGGCAAAAGATAAAGGCCAAGGGACTAAACTGATTTGGCCACACCTGATTTTGCTCAAGCTTTCAGGAAACATTTCATGTCATTTGCTCTAATTATCCCAATGTCATTCTCCAGGAACATCTAATAATGCAGCTGTCTGCACGACTTAAAGACAAAACGTTCAATGTGCATAACTTTCTATCCACTTATTAAAACATCAGAATTAGAAGATATTAGTGGGGAGGAGGTTACACATCCTTTATCTCATTAACAATGAACCTTTCCAGGATTAGAGACAATTTCACAATAATCATTCAAGTAACAGAAAACACAGATTTCTATACTCACCTCCATTACACACACCCCTTGAAGTGCTGCCACTCGGCATGGAGTTAACTGATTGCCATTATTTCCCAGACCAAGTTGTCCATTGCCATTGTAACCCCAGCCATAGACCTGGGGTGAGGAGGAGGTTAATTAACCACATACTTTATTTCTACCAAAGAGCTCCTGTTCTGAGAGAACAGAAGTGCTAAACTAGCAGAAGTTTAAAAGCTTTGAAATAGAATGCACTGAAATaaaccttattttaaaacaaagtCTTCTACTGTTTCCTTTCTCATTTCCTAAGTttgtaaatatactttattatttCAGAGGAGAAATCATAACTTTATATTAaggtggtggtgttttttttccagaaatagaAAATGTTTTCCATAGTTTACAGATTATTTTGGGGGGGTGTAGAAGTCTGGATTTCCTATGAAACCAAAGGATTGGATCAATGCTACACTCTATTGTGGAAGATAAAGTAAGTAGGTATAATAGTATAATCCACACCTATGCTTATAAAATGTTATTGTACTTCAGATGTGACTGCACTTTTTATACAATCACCCGTTTTTGAATGTTTTATCTGTATCACCACTAGTAACAATTAAGATAGAGATTAGCATGAACTCCCTAGTAGTTCAACACCTGCAGAGGGGAGGATGACATTAGTCGAGACAATATTTCAGTTAAGATACCTGGAAAGAACAGTAACTGCTATTGACAAGGAATGTCATTGGGCTGCCTCTAGGTGTTGTATTCTAGTGACAATATCTGACATTGTCTTACTTAGTAAATCAGCTGCCAAGGTTATGACCTAGGAAGATGTTATGCAGCTGGCATCCAGTTCCAGGCAGCTTGTCCCCTACCATTCTGGAAGTTTCTGACAAACTGAAGGAACACAAACGGGTCTACTTCCTTCTCATATGTAACTCTCTAGTTTATTCTAGTAAAAACTATTGTCGTACACACAAGTTTGAGCTTTTTGACACTGAATCCTGTATCCGGTACCAACATTCCTTAAATGGATATTGAAATAAGCAAGGCCTGTACTACTTGGAATCTTTGGATAATAAAACTATAAAGAATGATAAGAGATGTAAATCAAAGGGTTTCACAGACTGAAGACTAGCCGTCTTTTCCAAGGTATTACCGAGGCTGCAAAATTTCAGAGAAGTTCTCTGAATTGCTCAAATTTACTTCTGAATCTATCTTAATTGGACAAAAAGATAATTCTTCCTTTGAATTAAGCCAGTCTCCAGAAGAACAAGAGCTTTTCTGGAAAGAAGGTTTGTCTTCATTCTGCAGCACCTtacctcatctccccacaccatgcatttctattttatttttgggTTCATTTCAAATGTACACCTTCTCATACAATTGTCTGAAATTCAAGGCTTTGAGATAGACTTTCTCACTGAACAGAGGTAGATACCTGATGCTTTAAAACTTCTCATAATTTTTGAAGCAATCCTTTGTATTTCATTTGCAAAAATATTGTTTGTTAACTGTTTTTCCCAATTTAATTTGAAATTTTTGCAAGATTTGGCTAATTTATAAAATCTGTACTAGTTCATATGCTTCAGATATATATGTTTTAAATGCAAGGGAGGAAAATTGATTGAAAATTTACCAATATATGCCATTTTCACTACCACTATAAAATCCTACAGAATTATCTTCAGAAACAGGCTCTAGTCACTGAAGAAAACATCCTTGTGCAAAAAAGTAAAATGTAATCTTTACCTGCAGAACAAGTAAATGAGGTTTTTAAAACATCCCAATAACTAGATATTTTTGTTATACGTTTTCCATGAAATACTTATACAGGAACACATCTGTTTGCAGTATCAGAGGTAAACGTGGAAGGCCACCAGATGCTTACCTCCCCATTATCCATGACCACAACAGAAGAAGTTTGACCGCAGGCAATGCTGACTGCTACCTTAGCCTGTAAACAATTGGAGACTCTGCGAGGAGTTGGCTGGTTTGCAGTGGATCCTGACCCGACTTGTCCACAGTTGTTATAGCCCCAGGCGTATACCtttaacaaagtataaagaagtagaGACACCAAGGAACCATACCATGAACCTTACTAGGTGAGCAGAAACATTTTCTCAAAGCATATACAGTATTAACAGTGCAGGTACCAAAGTAACTTGTTTTAGAAGCCATAGACAAGTAGCATGGCCATTTATGATATACTTCAAAGTACTGATGTGATTGTTAACAACACAAAGCCATCGATATAAGAGTCTCTTCTAACACATTTGGCTAATGAAAGAGAGTGCATTTTACCTTGTAGCATCCAGGCAAACCTTCAGTTAGAAAGTGAATATTTTTCTGCAAGAAACTACAGTAGGGACCCAGTCAAGGGGTATCCCATTTGGAATCAATGCCTAGTACTTTTTTCACAAAGACAGACACAGGTTAAATACAGTTTTCCAATTTAAATGTAATGGTCATAgaggtgggttctggttttcttcattGCCAGTTCGCTCAGTGACGCGCCATGcgggcacacatgcacaaaagcaaaaaacaagatgccaGCCCGTGACACTGTcaagagagccagttcaggggcatggcagacctgggtcgctgctggttctagaaacccaggccgccaagttactatagaactggtctgaaccaggaggaatccacctctgaatgTTCAGCCCTGAATGAAGGAATGGCCCAGATTCActggataaaggaaaataaagCCATCAGCTTTTAATTGTTTGCCTTCTTCGAAGACTGCATTTTCTCTAATAGAGGATTCACTAGTAGAGGATAGACCACACAGTCTTTCTCCTCTGATTTTCCCTGACTTCTTTTCATTCTAAAGTAGGGCCCATGCATTAGAGGTGGGTTGCCTTCTATCCACCAAGTCTTTTTCTGCatttctcaaaagaaaaaaaatcacatagaaatgaaggggggaaaagagaacTGTATTCTACCCTAAAGAAAGCCCCAATGATGCTTATGACAACAGaaggactctctctctctctctcttcttcctaatTCTTCCtcttaagaaaaaaaagtatGACAGTGCAAGCTTGTGTGGTCATTGTTAAGTGGCCCAATTTCCATtactagaggaggaggaagaatgaagaaTGCTACACCACTGtgatgcagaaggaaggaaggaaggaaggaaggaaggaaggaaggaaggaaggaaggaaggaaggaaggaaggaaggaaggaaggaaggtcaacTCAGAACAAACAGACTTCAACTCATGGACAATGATAAAAGGTAAGCTAGAAACAGGATCTACATATCAAAAATTATCTCCTTGGTGAAGGTTATAGCACTTTCATACTAGGCAATTTTCAAAGGTTTATATTTGATGCCTtcaaaactaaatgtaaattttcAAGACTTGAAATGGAACATTGTCACCTTCATGCAAAATAAACTCTAGTACCTGTCAGATATGAAATTAAATAGGCTCAGTCTCACAGATGCCTCCAAATGTTATCCCACAGTCAGACACTTTCCTTAAACATAAAGGAGTCAAATTTCAAATTTGCACCTTTTTTTCTGAAACTGGTTCTCTT
This genomic window from Erythrolamprus reginae isolate rEryReg1 chromosome 1, rEryReg1.hap1, whole genome shotgun sequence contains:
- the RCBTB1 gene encoding RCC1 and BTB domain-containing protein 1; its protein translation is MEVGKWPIFTLLSPQKMATIRQACVFGTSANEAIYITHSDEVFVFGLNCSNCLGTGDNQSSIVPQKLESLCGKRICSLSYGSGPHVILSTEDGEVYAWGHNGYSQLGNGTTNQGVTPIHISTNLLTKKVTEVACGSHHSLALSSDGDVYAWGYNNCGQVGSGSTANQPTPRRVSNCLQAKVAVSIACGQTSSVVVMDNGEVYGWGYNGNGQLGLGNNGNQLTPCRVAALQGVCVMEIVCGYAHTLALTDEGLLYAWGANTYGQLGTGNKSNHLSPVQIMMEKERFVEIAACHSTHTSAAKTQSGLVYMWGQCRGQSVVLPHVTHFSCTDDVFACFSTPAVMWRLLSVEHEEFLTVTESLKREFDSPETSDLKFRVDGKFIYVHKAVLKIRCEHFRTMFQSYWNEDEKEVIDVDQFSYPVYRAFLEYLYTDNIDLPPEDAIGLLDLATSYCENRLKKLCQHLIKRGITVENAFSLLSAAVRYDAEDLEEFCFKFCINHLTEVTQTSAFWQMDGSLLKEFIAKASTYGAFKN